A region from the Lentimonas sp. CC4 genome encodes:
- the nudC gene encoding NAD(+) diphosphatase → MNDTSPNRTPLSPYFLDRASTLRDQPDWLEAQLKSDTTRCLIAHGAQLLCRANAPEHPIILTPYELGSAINLSADSVFLGTVEGIAYFAVLVQSAEQAAQLCQQFSGSFEPSVSRAPHMERADKDILSLACFMGYWHSRHRHCGKCGSQTTVVSAGHHRICSDSECAQHFFPNMDPAVIVLVEHDGRALLGRQARWREGMYSTLAGFVEPGETIEAAVAREVHEEAGVPLEAIEYQSSQSWLFPNSLMLGFKAKATSPEITIDPNELESAAWFTREHVRANPDMLPNKASISYALIQSWLQSEDRGVMDQ, encoded by the coding sequence ATGAACGACACTTCTCCAAACCGCACCCCACTCTCTCCCTATTTCCTTGATCGCGCTTCCACTCTACGCGATCAACCCGACTGGCTGGAGGCACAGCTAAAGAGCGACACCACGCGCTGCCTGATCGCCCACGGCGCTCAACTGCTGTGCCGTGCCAACGCGCCCGAGCACCCGATCATTCTCACGCCATATGAGCTCGGTTCGGCGATCAACCTCTCAGCCGATTCGGTCTTTCTAGGCACCGTCGAAGGCATCGCCTACTTCGCCGTTCTAGTCCAGAGCGCCGAACAAGCCGCTCAACTGTGCCAGCAGTTTTCCGGCAGCTTCGAGCCCAGTGTCTCACGCGCGCCCCACATGGAGCGTGCCGACAAAGACATTCTCTCGCTCGCCTGCTTCATGGGCTACTGGCACTCAAGGCACCGCCATTGTGGAAAATGCGGCAGCCAAACCACAGTCGTCAGCGCTGGGCATCATCGCATCTGCAGCGACTCCGAATGCGCGCAGCACTTTTTCCCGAATATGGATCCCGCAGTCATCGTGCTCGTCGAACACGACGGACGCGCGCTGCTCGGCCGGCAAGCCCGCTGGCGCGAAGGCATGTATTCGACACTGGCTGGATTCGTCGAGCCCGGTGAGACAATCGAAGCCGCCGTCGCACGCGAAGTGCATGAAGAGGCAGGCGTCCCACTCGAAGCGATCGAATATCAATCCTCTCAATCCTGGCTCTTCCCTAATTCCCTGATGCTCGGGTTCAAAGCCAAAGCCACCTCCCCTGAGATTACCATTGATCCCAACGAACTCGAAAGCGCCGCATGGTTCACCCGCGAGCACGTGCGCGCGAATCCCGACATGCTGCCCAACAAAGCATCGATCTCGTATGCGTTGATCCAGAGTTGGTTGCAATCAGAAGATCGAGGCGTCATGGACCAATAA
- a CDS encoding DUF2191 domain-containing protein: MKFSVEMDETTLKKVMTATGISKKGPAVAKAATEYLRREMAKEFATMVMEGEFEDYPLTNDEIEQSDR; encoded by the coding sequence ATGAAATTCAGCGTAGAGATGGATGAGACGACCCTTAAAAAGGTCATGACAGCGACTGGAATCTCCAAGAAAGGGCCAGCGGTTGCCAAGGCGGCGACCGAATATTTACGGCGCGAGATGGCTAAGGAATTTGCAACGATGGTGATGGAGGGAGAGTTTGAGGACTACCCACTGACCAACGATGAGATCGAACAGTCCGACCGCTAA
- a CDS encoding PIN domain-containing protein, whose translation MVIVDTSAWIEFFRRDGAPAVKLAMKALVEELEATLCGPVEMEFLGGARPHERPRIQSRFEILPYLANDQKLWREAATHYATLRTAGITLQWNDALIATLAIKQDCRVYAVDQHFEAMAQHLDLQLYKPGYNGSFAPEPID comes from the coding sequence ATGGTCATAGTCGATACCAGTGCGTGGATTGAATTCTTTCGGCGAGACGGCGCTCCCGCAGTCAAACTGGCGATGAAAGCGCTCGTCGAAGAGTTGGAGGCCACCCTGTGCGGCCCCGTAGAGATGGAATTCCTCGGAGGGGCACGTCCTCACGAGCGTCCTCGCATCCAATCCCGCTTCGAAATACTCCCCTATCTAGCCAACGACCAGAAACTCTGGCGCGAGGCGGCCACCCACTACGCCACGCTTCGCACCGCAGGTATCACCCTGCAATGGAACGACGCACTCATCGCCACACTAGCCATCAAGCAAGACTGCCGCGTGTATGCAGTCGATCAACACTTCGAGGCCATGGCGCAGCATTTAGATCTGCAACTCTACAAACCCGGCTACAATGGCAGCTTCGCGCCTGAGCCAATCGATTAG
- the uvrA gene encoding excinuclease ABC subunit UvrA, with protein sequence MPPSRPAHAEAISVKGAREHNLQNISLEIPRDQLVVITGVSGSGKSSLAFDTVYAEGYRKYIDSLSTKARTVLEQIPRPDVDFIQGLSPVIALEQRTGGGGSPRSTVATVTEIADFARVLWAVCGTPYCPKDGGIIERRSMDDCLARVFAEPEKSRLMILAPWMITKPAILREELPRLQQRGFQRVRINGAIRRLDEPDLIDSKAKEIVVEIVVDRIVLNADQRSRLADSLDLAFSEGGDRAIVLIEDKKAKSGWRELPLSNRLACVTCGDVYDVVSPRHFSWNHAEGACSECGGLGETLQFQPELLVPDPLKTVKKGAIKPWRLGSKQMIIKRNAILKQLAEQLPFDPNVPWEELDDEVREQILHGTGSRQFSFKLKGGNSKPETMEFAGVLADLEEMRRATTSDGLRARLMAYQTSSLCETCKGRRLRPSSLSVLIEGTSISDFLGLSLQEAEAFVSSLQANAKYETVSDAVHGLAQRLSFLNEVGLSYLTLNRSYATLSGGEAQRVRLATQLGMSLIGVVYILDEPSIGLHPLDNRRLIQTLLGLRDRGNSVVVVEHDADTMRAADHLIELGPGAGVEGGELIFEGEPEASYTAPTSRSGAFLSGRQQVEKSVESLKPSQDWLTVKEATENNLKSVTAAFPVGLLTVVCGLSGSGKSTLVNGILAKAAAFKLNREKSIPGKHKGVTGLEHFTSVVQVDQSPIGRSPRSNPATYTKLFDQLRDLYAKCSLAKIRGYKPSRFSFNVSGGRCERCKGDGVIKLDMQFMADVYSECTSCRGQRYNRETLDVRFKGYSIADVLAMSVDEALAVFDKQPRIAEKLRTLSDVGLGYIKIGQPATTLSGGEAQRIKLSLELSKRQQGETLYILDEPTTGLHWLDVQRLMDLLFKLRDAGNTILIIEHDLDVIRLADWLIELGPEGGDGGGEIVYAGDVASFVQGDQTPTQQVFAAD encoded by the coding sequence ATGCCGCCATCACGTCCAGCACATGCCGAAGCGATCTCCGTTAAGGGGGCGCGTGAGCATAATTTGCAAAATATCAGCCTTGAGATTCCTCGGGATCAATTGGTGGTGATCACTGGGGTGAGTGGTTCGGGCAAGTCGTCGTTGGCGTTCGATACGGTGTATGCGGAAGGCTACCGGAAATATATCGATAGCCTCTCGACGAAGGCGCGCACGGTGCTGGAGCAAATCCCGCGGCCGGATGTCGATTTTATTCAAGGGCTCTCACCGGTGATCGCGCTAGAGCAGCGCACGGGTGGTGGCGGTAGTCCGCGTAGCACGGTAGCGACCGTGACCGAGATCGCGGATTTTGCGCGGGTGCTGTGGGCGGTGTGTGGCACGCCGTATTGCCCGAAGGATGGGGGAATCATCGAACGCCGCTCGATGGATGATTGTTTGGCGCGTGTGTTTGCGGAGCCTGAAAAGAGTCGTTTGATGATTCTTGCGCCGTGGATGATTACCAAACCTGCGATTCTGCGTGAGGAATTGCCTCGTTTGCAGCAGCGCGGCTTTCAACGTGTGCGGATCAATGGTGCGATTCGCCGTCTCGATGAGCCGGATTTAATCGACTCAAAGGCGAAGGAGATCGTGGTCGAGATCGTGGTGGATCGTATCGTGCTCAATGCGGATCAACGCAGTCGCCTTGCGGACTCTTTAGATTTGGCTTTCAGCGAAGGCGGGGATCGCGCGATTGTTTTAATTGAAGACAAAAAGGCGAAGAGTGGGTGGCGTGAATTACCGCTGAGCAATCGCTTGGCCTGTGTGACGTGTGGCGATGTGTATGATGTGGTCTCGCCGCGGCATTTCTCGTGGAATCATGCGGAAGGCGCGTGTTCCGAGTGTGGCGGTCTGGGCGAGACCTTGCAATTTCAGCCGGAGTTGCTGGTGCCGGATCCGTTGAAGACGGTGAAGAAGGGCGCGATCAAACCCTGGCGCTTGGGATCGAAGCAGATGATCATTAAGCGCAATGCGATTTTAAAGCAGTTGGCCGAGCAGTTGCCGTTTGATCCGAATGTGCCTTGGGAGGAACTCGATGATGAGGTGCGCGAACAGATCCTGCATGGCACGGGCAGTCGGCAATTTAGCTTTAAGCTCAAGGGCGGAAACTCGAAGCCAGAGACGATGGAATTTGCTGGTGTGCTGGCAGACCTCGAAGAGATGCGACGCGCGACGACGAGCGATGGGCTGCGTGCGCGGTTGATGGCGTATCAAACCAGTAGCCTTTGTGAGACTTGTAAGGGGCGGCGTTTACGTCCGTCGAGTTTGAGTGTGCTGATTGAGGGCACTTCCATTTCGGACTTTCTGGGACTGTCGCTGCAAGAGGCGGAGGCCTTCGTGAGCTCGCTACAGGCGAACGCGAAGTATGAAACGGTGAGCGATGCAGTGCATGGTTTGGCGCAACGCTTATCCTTTCTGAATGAAGTCGGGCTGAGTTATCTGACCTTGAATCGTAGCTATGCCACATTGAGTGGCGGCGAGGCACAGCGTGTGCGCTTGGCGACGCAGCTTGGCATGTCCTTGATTGGTGTGGTGTATATTTTGGATGAGCCGAGCATTGGCTTACACCCATTGGATAATCGTCGCTTGATTCAGACCCTGCTCGGATTGCGTGACCGTGGGAATTCCGTGGTCGTGGTCGAGCATGATGCCGACACCATGCGCGCGGCGGATCATTTGATTGAGCTCGGACCCGGCGCGGGCGTTGAGGGGGGCGAGCTTATCTTCGAAGGTGAACCAGAGGCATCGTATACTGCGCCGACGAGCCGTTCGGGCGCGTTCCTAAGTGGGCGGCAACAAGTGGAGAAGTCGGTAGAATCATTAAAGCCGTCGCAGGATTGGTTGACGGTTAAGGAGGCGACCGAGAATAATTTGAAGTCCGTCACTGCGGCGTTTCCTGTGGGATTATTGACCGTGGTCTGCGGCCTCTCTGGCTCAGGGAAGAGCACCTTGGTGAATGGGATTTTAGCGAAGGCTGCGGCGTTTAAGTTGAACCGAGAAAAGTCGATTCCTGGGAAACATAAGGGCGTGACGGGGCTGGAACATTTTACGTCGGTCGTGCAGGTGGATCAGTCGCCGATCGGGCGCAGCCCGCGCTCGAACCCTGCGACGTATACCAAGTTGTTTGATCAGTTGCGCGATCTATATGCCAAGTGCTCGTTGGCAAAGATCCGTGGCTACAAACCGAGCCGCTTTAGTTTCAATGTGTCGGGTGGTCGCTGTGAGCGCTGCAAGGGCGACGGTGTGATTAAGCTCGATATGCAGTTTATGGCCGATGTGTATTCCGAATGCACCAGTTGCCGTGGACAACGATACAACCGTGAGACATTGGATGTGCGCTTCAAGGGTTACAGCATCGCGGATGTGTTGGCGATGAGTGTGGACGAAGCCTTGGCGGTGTTTGATAAGCAGCCACGCATCGCGGAGAAACTACGCACGCTTTCGGATGTGGGGCTAGGCTATATTAAGATAGGGCAGCCGGCGACGACCTTGTCTGGTGGTGAGGCGCAGCGTATTAAATTGTCGTTAGAGCTGAGTAAGCGTCAGCAGGGCGAAACGCTTTATATTTTGGATGAGCCGACGACGGGACTCCATTGGCTGGATGTGCAACGCCTGATGGATCTGCTCTTTAAGCTACGCGACGCGGGCAACACGATTCTGATTATTGAGCACGATCTCGATGTGATCCGCCTCGCAGACTGGCTCATCGAACTCGGCCCAGAAGGCGGCGATGGCGGCGGCGAGATTGTGTATGCGGGCGACGTCGCGAGTTTTGTTCAGGGGGACCAGACGCCGACGCAGCAGGTGTTTGCTGCAGACTAA
- the eno gene encoding phosphopyruvate hydratase — translation MKIKSLDALEILDSRGNPTVRTYVELEDGTTACASVPSGASTGLNEALELRDGDQARYHGKGVRDAVRHTINHLSPALRGMEVSEQAAIDARMIELDGTDNKSKLGANTILGASMAVARAAATSLNLPLYQYLGGVNSVRLPVPCMNIVNGGEHSDNSVDFQEFMAVPHGAPTFTEGLRYVAETFHTLKAILKDKGLATSVGDEGGFAPNFSSNEEAIETILQAIERAGYKPGEDISIAIDSAANSIATDVTGAYDLKWSGEGALSSDALIAKSGKWLSKYPIILWEDPLSEDDWAGFAKFNAAYGEQIEVVGDDIFVTNTKYIQRGIQERTANSCLIKLNQIGTVTETIEAVKMCREAGWRYFLSHRSGETEDSFLADFAVAMDGGHLKTGSASRSERIAKYNRLLEIDHALGSRAQYYWK, via the coding sequence ATGAAAATTAAATCACTTGATGCGCTCGAAATACTGGACTCCCGCGGCAATCCGACCGTTCGCACATACGTGGAGCTCGAAGATGGAACAACCGCTTGTGCCTCTGTGCCATCCGGAGCATCGACAGGGCTCAATGAGGCGCTCGAGTTGCGTGACGGCGATCAGGCACGCTATCACGGAAAAGGCGTGCGCGATGCAGTGCGCCACACCATCAACCACCTCAGCCCTGCTTTGCGCGGTATGGAAGTCAGCGAACAAGCCGCGATCGATGCGCGTATGATCGAGCTCGATGGCACTGACAACAAATCAAAGCTCGGCGCCAATACGATTCTTGGAGCGTCGATGGCTGTCGCGCGTGCGGCTGCCACTTCATTGAACTTGCCGCTCTATCAATACCTCGGCGGAGTCAACTCGGTGCGGCTCCCCGTGCCTTGTATGAATATCGTCAATGGCGGCGAGCACTCGGACAACAGTGTCGACTTTCAAGAATTCATGGCCGTGCCCCACGGAGCGCCCACCTTTACCGAAGGCTTACGCTATGTCGCCGAGACCTTCCATACACTCAAAGCGATCCTCAAAGACAAAGGGCTCGCAACAAGCGTCGGCGATGAAGGCGGCTTTGCCCCAAACTTCAGCAGCAACGAAGAAGCGATTGAAACGATTCTACAAGCCATCGAGCGCGCCGGCTACAAGCCGGGAGAGGACATCTCCATTGCCATCGATAGCGCAGCAAACTCGATTGCGACCGATGTAACAGGCGCTTACGATTTGAAATGGTCAGGCGAGGGCGCGCTCTCCAGCGATGCACTCATTGCAAAATCAGGAAAGTGGCTCAGTAAATACCCAATCATCTTGTGGGAAGACCCACTCTCTGAAGATGACTGGGCTGGGTTTGCCAAGTTCAACGCCGCCTACGGCGAGCAAATCGAAGTCGTCGGCGACGACATTTTTGTAACCAATACCAAATACATACAGCGCGGCATACAGGAGCGCACCGCCAATAGTTGCCTGATCAAGCTGAACCAAATTGGCACAGTGACCGAGACCATCGAAGCGGTCAAAATGTGCCGCGAAGCAGGTTGGCGCTACTTCCTGTCACACCGTTCAGGCGAGACCGAAGACAGCTTTCTAGCGGACTTCGCCGTCGCAATGGATGGCGGGCACTTGAAGACCGGATCCGCTAGTCGCAGCGAGCGGATAGCGAAATACAACCGCTTGCTGGAGATTGACCATGCTCTCGGTAGCCGAGCCCAATACTACTGGAAATAG
- a CDS encoding SDR family oxidoreductase, whose protein sequence is MKKGLIVITGASSGFGAAIAQRFSDLGYPLLLIARRLDRIEALGLPNALCKAVDVTDSAAFRNAIIAAEAEYGATECLINNAGVMLLGSVVDQSEDEWKQMYSVNVLALLSGMQIVLSSMKERNSGTIINISSIAGRKGFPSHAAYCGTKFAVHAISETVREEVADANVRVITIAPGAAATELLGHTTSTEIKDGYGEWAESIGGALAADDIARSVVFAYEQPQNVCIREIVLAPTRQQP, encoded by the coding sequence ATGAAAAAAGGTTTAATCGTTATTACAGGTGCCAGTTCCGGTTTCGGGGCAGCAATCGCACAACGTTTTTCGGATCTAGGTTATCCGCTTCTATTAATTGCCCGTCGTCTGGATCGAATCGAAGCTTTGGGCTTACCAAATGCGCTGTGTAAAGCAGTCGATGTCACTGACAGTGCAGCTTTCCGGAATGCAATTATAGCTGCGGAGGCTGAGTATGGAGCCACTGAGTGTTTGATTAATAACGCTGGGGTGATGTTGCTTGGATCTGTTGTGGATCAGTCAGAAGATGAATGGAAGCAGATGTATTCGGTCAATGTGTTGGCCTTATTGAGTGGCATGCAAATTGTGCTGAGTTCGATGAAAGAGCGGAATTCAGGCACCATTATAAATATTTCTTCAATTGCTGGCCGTAAGGGATTTCCATCGCATGCGGCGTATTGTGGCACTAAATTCGCCGTGCATGCCATTAGTGAGACGGTGCGTGAGGAGGTCGCAGATGCAAATGTTCGGGTGATTACCATTGCTCCAGGTGCTGCAGCGACCGAGTTGCTGGGGCATACAACTTCCACTGAGATTAAAGACGGCTATGGCGAATGGGCGGAGTCTATTGGCGGAGCATTAGCTGCAGACGATATTGCACGATCAGTGGTGTTTGCCTATGAGCAACCTCAGAACGTGTGCATTCGTGAAATTGTGCTCGCCCCGACGCGACAGCAGCCTTAG
- a CDS encoding nucleoside-diphosphate sugar epimerase/dehydratase has protein sequence MAVSTVSRYLSIRTLGLILLYALLCGVSYFVAFQLRFDFNVPDHFSQDLVNTIWWVVGLKLMLLIAAGQVDCVLSYFRIPDAVRLSGGLFAASAILASMWYVYSGNGVPPRAVILTDFLLSFLMLAGFRVAMRVKASSGLEDWLTWEDAENVLIVGAGEVGAGLCTELKQKARLGMRPVAFLDDDKRKIGRYVHGVLVADNIDGLGDVAKRYAAHKLIIAFPSASAGRVRKVTEMAREAGLAVDTVPALTDLVSGRAQMTQLRPVELEDLLGRDTIDLNSDGIRSMLAGKRVLVTGAGGSIGRELVAQVLEYAPASLLCIDQAEIAIFNLQQEVLAQLDTSEPAQTLILDVHQTDEVEAVFKRYQPEVIFHAAAHKHVNLMEAQPAESLKNNFFTTASLARLASQFAVERFILISTDKAINPTSVMGASKRLAELSLLEQQKAEGNTTKFMAVRFGNVLGSSGSVIPIFKRQIAKGGPVTVTDPEVTRFFMTVQEAVGLVLQSATQGTGGEIFVLDMGQSMKILDVARQMIALSGFQEGEDIEIVFTGLKPGEKLYEEVQHLSETHEPTDHPRVMRFVAGGERADSVGSMRAALTVLADSDANEIKQAIRRFVPEYRPHFD, from the coding sequence ATGGCTGTCAGCACTGTATCGCGTTATTTGAGTATTCGGACTCTGGGATTGATCCTGTTGTATGCACTTCTGTGCGGGGTGAGTTACTTCGTCGCCTTTCAATTGCGCTTCGATTTCAATGTGCCGGATCATTTTTCGCAGGATTTGGTAAACACCATCTGGTGGGTTGTCGGGCTGAAGTTGATGTTGTTGATCGCGGCGGGGCAGGTGGATTGTGTGCTCTCGTATTTCCGAATACCCGATGCTGTGCGGTTGTCAGGCGGACTGTTTGCTGCGAGTGCGATACTCGCGTCTATGTGGTATGTTTACAGTGGTAATGGAGTGCCGCCACGGGCTGTTATTTTGACGGACTTTCTGTTGAGCTTTTTAATGTTGGCCGGATTCCGTGTCGCGATGCGTGTGAAAGCCAGTAGCGGCTTGGAGGATTGGTTGACATGGGAAGATGCGGAAAATGTGTTGATCGTCGGGGCAGGCGAAGTCGGTGCGGGGCTTTGCACTGAGCTAAAGCAAAAGGCCCGACTCGGTATGCGTCCGGTGGCTTTTCTTGATGATGATAAAAGGAAAATTGGTCGTTATGTGCATGGTGTCTTGGTCGCGGATAATATCGATGGTTTGGGCGACGTGGCGAAACGTTACGCGGCACATAAGCTCATCATTGCTTTTCCTTCGGCATCTGCTGGACGTGTGCGTAAGGTCACTGAAATGGCGCGTGAGGCCGGACTGGCAGTGGATACTGTTCCAGCACTTACAGATTTGGTGAGTGGCCGTGCGCAGATGACACAGTTGCGCCCCGTCGAGCTAGAAGATTTACTCGGGCGCGATACGATTGATCTGAACTCGGATGGTATTCGTTCAATGCTTGCCGGTAAACGTGTCCTAGTGACTGGTGCCGGAGGCAGTATTGGTCGTGAGCTAGTGGCGCAGGTCTTGGAATATGCGCCTGCATCCTTGCTCTGTATCGATCAGGCAGAGATCGCGATTTTCAATTTGCAGCAGGAAGTGTTGGCGCAGCTTGATACGTCTGAGCCCGCGCAGACTCTGATTCTGGATGTGCATCAGACGGATGAGGTGGAGGCGGTGTTTAAACGCTACCAGCCTGAAGTGATTTTTCATGCCGCCGCTCATAAGCATGTTAATCTGATGGAGGCGCAACCTGCTGAATCGTTGAAGAATAATTTCTTTACCACGGCTAGCTTGGCACGGCTTGCCAGTCAATTTGCGGTTGAACGTTTCATCCTGATTTCGACTGATAAGGCAATCAACCCGACTAGTGTCATGGGCGCGAGCAAACGCTTGGCTGAACTATCTCTTCTCGAGCAGCAGAAGGCAGAGGGGAACACTACGAAGTTTATGGCCGTTCGGTTTGGTAACGTGCTTGGATCATCGGGCAGTGTGATCCCCATCTTTAAACGCCAGATTGCAAAGGGAGGCCCCGTGACGGTGACTGACCCCGAAGTGACGCGTTTTTTTATGACGGTTCAAGAAGCGGTTGGCTTGGTGCTTCAAAGTGCGACGCAGGGAACTGGCGGCGAGATATTCGTGCTCGATATGGGGCAATCCATGAAGATCCTGGATGTCGCGCGTCAAATGATTGCGCTCAGTGGTTTTCAAGAGGGCGAAGATATTGAAATTGTATTCACAGGTCTGAAGCCGGGCGAAAAGCTCTATGAGGAGGTGCAGCACCTCAGTGAGACGCACGAGCCGACGGATCATCCACGCGTGATGCGCTTCGTTGCTGGCGGGGAACGAGCAGATTCCGTCGGGTCGATGCGAGCGGCGTTGACTGTTTTAGCTGATAGCGATGCGAACGAAATTAAACAGGCAATCCGTCGCTTTGTGCCGGAATATAGACCGCATTTTGATTAG
- a CDS encoding aminotransferase class I/II-fold pyridoxal phosphate-dependent enzyme, which produces MPVTMPRIYLSPPDISPQDHAAVDAVLTSNWVAPVGPHLEAFEAAVAERSGRAYAVALNSGTAALHLALQLLNVRPGDTVICPTLTFAASANPICYCGADPIFVDSEPDTWNMDPVLLELELGERAASGELPKAVIVVHLYGQCADMDPILAVCERYGIPVVEDAAEALGATYKGRPAGGMGAFSFFSFNGNKIITTSGGGMLLADKGSWIERARFLSTQAKEPVAHYEHREVGYNYRMSNVLAGLGLSQLDDLERRIAVKRAHFEAYREALGGLPGVAFMPIADPDAVNYWLSCLTIEPVKGGSSRDQVIAALADAAIEARPLWKPLHMQPVFQDCASIGGDCAEALFANGLCLPSGSSMSDEDRDKVIESVRSCFSQSQA; this is translated from the coding sequence ATGCCAGTCACTATGCCCCGTATTTATCTTTCCCCTCCAGATATTAGCCCGCAGGACCATGCTGCGGTGGACGCGGTGTTGACTTCTAACTGGGTCGCTCCGGTTGGGCCGCATTTGGAGGCTTTTGAAGCCGCGGTTGCTGAGCGCTCTGGGCGTGCCTATGCAGTGGCGCTGAACTCAGGCACTGCGGCGCTGCACCTTGCACTCCAACTGCTCAATGTGCGTCCGGGGGACACCGTGATCTGCCCGACCTTGACGTTTGCTGCGAGTGCGAACCCGATCTGTTATTGCGGCGCCGATCCAATCTTTGTCGATAGTGAGCCAGATACATGGAATATGGACCCGGTGCTTCTGGAGCTGGAGTTGGGCGAACGCGCGGCTTCGGGCGAACTGCCAAAGGCGGTGATCGTGGTGCACTTGTATGGTCAATGTGCGGATATGGATCCGATTCTAGCAGTGTGTGAGCGCTATGGTATTCCTGTAGTGGAAGATGCGGCCGAAGCATTGGGTGCGACTTATAAAGGGCGTCCGGCCGGTGGTATGGGGGCGTTTTCGTTTTTCTCATTCAACGGCAATAAGATCATCACGACTTCGGGCGGCGGGATGTTGCTCGCTGATAAGGGCTCGTGGATTGAGCGGGCGCGGTTTTTATCAACTCAAGCGAAAGAGCCAGTCGCACATTACGAGCATCGAGAGGTCGGCTATAATTATCGGATGAGCAATGTCTTGGCTGGTCTCGGCCTGAGCCAACTGGATGATTTGGAGCGGCGCATAGCTGTGAAACGTGCGCATTTCGAGGCGTATCGTGAGGCCTTGGGTGGCTTGCCTGGCGTCGCATTTATGCCGATTGCGGATCCAGATGCGGTCAATTATTGGCTCTCTTGCCTGACTATTGAACCAGTGAAGGGTGGCAGCTCGCGCGATCAAGTGATCGCTGCGCTTGCGGATGCAGCTATTGAGGCGCGGCCTTTGTGGAAGCCTTTGCACATGCAACCAGTCTTTCAGGATTGTGCGTCGATCGGCGGGGATTGTGCAGAGGCGCTCTTCGCCAACGGGCTTTGCTTGCCGAGCGGTTCGTCGATGAGTGATGAGGATCGGGATAAAGTCATTGAGAGTGTGCGCTCGTGTTTTTCGCAGTCACAGGCATAA
- a CDS encoding methionine biosynthesis protein MetW produces the protein MIHKNKRRQVDFQVIAQWVSEGDSVLDLGCGRGVLLEYLKQKKSVYGVGVDINFERILSCVKRGVPAYHGDVRSLLATFGDNAFDRVIFSRSVELLDDPDAILAEGLRVGKRVTVGFVNHGFWLNRLNFLVKGQRTINEVYPRPWYETLRANPFSVAEFDAFCAARQIKIENRAYLSGDWSGECKVLPNLFAGYAIYDLSKK, from the coding sequence ATGATTCATAAAAACAAGCGACGCCAAGTTGATTTTCAGGTCATCGCCCAATGGGTGAGTGAGGGCGATAGCGTGCTGGATCTTGGCTGTGGGCGCGGGGTGCTCTTGGAGTATTTAAAGCAGAAGAAATCTGTGTATGGGGTTGGCGTAGATATCAATTTCGAGCGTATTCTTAGTTGCGTGAAGCGCGGCGTGCCTGCGTATCACGGCGATGTGAGGTCATTGCTCGCGACGTTTGGTGACAATGCCTTTGATCGCGTCATCTTTAGTCGCTCGGTAGAGTTGCTCGATGATCCAGATGCCATCTTAGCAGAAGGCCTGCGTGTCGGTAAGCGAGTGACAGTAGGATTTGTGAATCACGGTTTTTGGCTGAATCGCCTCAACTTCCTCGTGAAGGGGCAACGCACGATTAACGAAGTGTATCCGCGCCCGTGGTATGAGACGCTTAGAGCGAATCCTTTTTCTGTCGCTGAGTTTGATGCATTTTGTGCTGCACGTCAGATAAAAATCGAGAACCGAGCGTATCTCTCAGGTGATTGGAGTGGAGAGTGTAAGGTTCTGCCTAACCTTTTTGCTGGCTATGCGATCTACGACCTATCGAAGAAGTAG